One genomic window of Alphaproteobacteria bacterium includes the following:
- a CDS encoding cupredoxin domain-containing protein, whose protein sequence is MTRQTARHATRRIIILILLALSAPPARADVPGMTIALRNHEFVPAVIEVPAGVAIALHIVNEDTLPEKFRSHEMDRELVVPGNSVGTLVIGPLRRGVYMFFGEYHAKTAQGKIFAR, encoded by the coding sequence ATGACCCGCCAGACAGCGCGGCACGCGACGCGCCGCATAATCATCCTGATCCTGCTTGCACTGAGCGCGCCGCCTGCCCGCGCCGACGTGCCGGGCATGACGATCGCGCTGCGCAACCACGAATTCGTGCCCGCCGTGATCGAAGTGCCCGCGGGCGTGGCTATCGCCTTGCATATCGTGAACGAAGACACGCTGCCGGAAAAATTCCGCAGCCATGAAATGGACCGCGAGCTTGTCGTGCCCGGCAACAGTGTCGGCACACTGGTGATCGGGCCATTGCGGCGAGGGGTTTATATGTTTTTCGGCGAATATCACGCCAAGACCGCGCAGGGTAAAATATTCGCGCGCTAA
- a CDS encoding cupredoxin domain-containing protein — MTRFASAFLLGLFALAAPAAHAETPTFTLTIKDHKFEPATPEVPAGEKVKLSIVNNDPTAEEFESHKLNREKVIPGNSTGTVFIGPLEPGSYPFVGEFNEDTAKGTIIAKQ; from the coding sequence ATGACACGCTTTGCTTCCGCTTTTCTGCTTGGCCTTTTCGCGCTTGCTGCACCGGCCGCGCATGCCGAAACGCCGACCTTCACCCTCACCATCAAGGACCATAAGTTCGAGCCAGCCACGCCTGAAGTTCCGGCTGGCGAAAAGGTCAAACTCAGCATCGTCAACAACGACCCGACGGCCGAGGAATTCGAAAGCCACAAGCTGAACCGCGAGAAGGTCATCCCCGGCAACAGCACGGGCACGGTTTTTATCGGCCCGCTCGAGCCCGGCAGCTATCCTTTCGTTGGCGAGTTCAACGAAGATACGGCCAAGGGCACGATTATTGCAAAACAATAA
- a CDS encoding iron permease, producing MFAAGLIVFREVLEAALIISVVMAATRGVAMRGRWVLGGICGGVAGAGLVALLARAIAGMAEGTGQELMNAGILFTAVGLLTWHIVWMNSHGRELAAKIKSIGHEVSIGTRHLSVLAVVVGLALMREGAEIVLLLQGLAFNSTPLEIAGSLAGGIVAGSAAGWMIYAGFSLIPTGRMFTMTNWLLLLIAAGMAARGANFLVQADVLPALGDTVWDTSHILAENSALGELLATLVGYIARPSGIQILFYAMTVGVIIALARGVRRKIAGTASLIAAE from the coding sequence ATGTTTGCTGCGGGCCTGATTGTTTTTCGCGAAGTGCTTGAAGCTGCGCTGATCATCAGCGTGGTGATGGCGGCGACGCGTGGCGTGGCCATGCGCGGGCGCTGGGTGCTTGGCGGCATATGCGGCGGCGTGGCGGGCGCCGGGCTGGTCGCATTGCTGGCGCGCGCCATCGCGGGCATGGCCGAAGGCACCGGGCAGGAGCTTATGAACGCCGGCATCCTGTTCACCGCCGTCGGGCTTTTGACATGGCATATCGTATGGATGAACAGCCACGGGCGCGAGCTTGCGGCAAAGATCAAATCCATCGGCCACGAGGTAAGCATCGGCACGCGGCATCTTTCGGTGCTGGCTGTCGTGGTCGGGCTTGCGCTGATGCGCGAGGGGGCCGAGATCGTGTTGCTGCTGCAAGGTCTTGCGTTTAACAGCACACCGCTTGAGATTGCCGGCAGCCTTGCGGGCGGCATCGTCGCCGGTTCGGCGGCGGGCTGGATGATATATGCGGGCTTCAGCCTGATCCCCACGGGGCGCATGTTCACCATGACAAATTGGCTTTTGCTGCTTATCGCGGCCGGCATGGCGGCGCGCGGCGCTAATTTCCTCGTGCAGGCGGATGTTCTGCCGGCGCTCGGCGATACCGTTTGGGATACGAGCCATATTCTGGCCGAGAACAGCGCACTGGGCGAATTGCTGGCCACGCTGGTAGGCTATATCGCGCGCCCGAGCGGCATCCAGATCCTGTTTTATGCGATGACGGTTGGCGTGATTATCGCGCTTGCGCGCGGCGTTCGCCGCAAAATCGCCGGTACAGCCAGTTTGATAGCCGCCGAATAG
- the obgE gene encoding GTPase ObgE, with product MKFLDLARIHVRSGNGGPGSVSFRREKFVAFGGPDGGNGGRGGDVVVEAANNLNTLIDYRYKQHFEAKNGLHGMGRHRTGQDGADLVLRVPVGTQVLEEDQETVIADMTEVGQRLILYKGGDGGFGNMHYKSATNQAPRKFTPGWPGTAATIWLRLKLIADAGLVGLPNAGKSTFLASCTAARPKIADYPFTTLAPNLGVVRTGQGDDALEFVLADIPGLIEGAHAGQGLGDRFLGHVERTRVLLHLVDGTADDVADAYRVIRRELKAYGHGLAAKREIIALNKCDALTPAEIKKKKAALARASKKRVYDISAVARTGVPELLRVLWNLIRKPEGTPRRRAVKMKAGKTKAPKPKLAGAKPRKVAGRTKKKPVVRRKKN from the coding sequence ATGAAATTCCTTGATCTCGCGCGCATCCATGTCAGAAGCGGCAATGGCGGTCCCGGTAGCGTCAGCTTCCGCCGTGAAAAGTTCGTTGCCTTCGGCGGGCCCGATGGCGGCAATGGCGGTCGTGGCGGCGATGTGGTGGTGGAAGCCGCCAATAACCTGAACACGTTGATCGATTATCGCTACAAACAGCATTTCGAAGCCAAGAATGGCCTGCACGGCATGGGCCGTCACCGCACCGGGCAGGATGGTGCTGATCTGGTGCTGCGTGTGCCGGTTGGCACGCAGGTACTCGAAGAAGACCAGGAAACCGTGATCGCCGACATGACGGAGGTGGGCCAGCGCCTTATCCTGTACAAGGGCGGCGACGGCGGTTTCGGCAACATGCATTACAAATCCGCCACCAATCAGGCGCCGCGCAAATTTACCCCCGGCTGGCCGGGCACGGCGGCAACGATCTGGCTGCGGCTCAAGCTGATCGCCGATGCCGGGCTTGTGGGGCTTCCCAACGCCGGCAAATCCACCTTCCTCGCGTCTTGCACCGCCGCGCGGCCGAAGATCGCCGATTACCCCTTTACAACGCTTGCGCCCAATCTGGGCGTCGTGCGTACCGGGCAAGGCGATGACGCGCTCGAATTTGTGCTCGCCGACATTCCCGGCCTGATCGAAGGCGCGCATGCGGGGCAGGGGCTTGGCGATCGTTTCCTTGGCCATGTCGAACGTACGCGCGTGCTGCTGCACCTGGTTGATGGCACGGCCGATGATGTTGCGGATGCTTACCGCGTGATCCGGCGCGAACTCAAGGCCTACGGCCACGGGCTTGCGGCGAAGCGGGAAATAATCGCGCTCAATAAGTGCGATGCGCTGACGCCAGCCGAAATAAAAAAGAAAAAAGCTGCGCTGGCGCGCGCGAGCAAGAAAAGGGTTTATGACATTTCGGCGGTCGCGCGCACCGGCGTGCCGGAATTGCTGCGCGTGCTGTGGAACCTGATCCGCAAGCCGGAAGGAACGCCGCGCCGTCGCGCAGTGAAGATGAAGGCGGGTAAGACGAAGGCGCCCAAACCAAAGCTTGCCGGGGCCAAGCCGCGCAAAGTGGCAGGAAGAACGAAAAAGAAGCCTGTCGTGCGGCGTAAAAAAAACTAG
- a CDS encoding uracil-DNA glycosylase — MRDSGIYCSAKDLPRAGVTQPMKTAALRLFETPESPEQATSLPFADYAYPQNKALWSGLVLVGEAPGAEEARTGRPFVGRSGQLLDKALHEAGIDRARAIIANVFRRQPPGNKIDHFFASRRAALRGGVTLAEEYGKFAGKFCRADFAADIAHLQSMLRQWKPRAIIALGRTPLWALTGLDGLMQHAGTAHPCRLYDGAEVTPTFHPSFILRGNWKLQGDWVAHMRRAQA, encoded by the coding sequence ATGCGAGACTCGGGAATTTATTGCAGCGCAAAAGATTTGCCCCGCGCCGGTGTTACCCAGCCCATGAAAACAGCCGCCCTGCGCCTTTTCGAAACGCCTGAAAGCCCGGAACAGGCCACCAGCCTGCCCTTTGCCGACTATGCTTACCCGCAAAACAAGGCGCTATGGTCCGGGCTCGTGCTGGTCGGTGAAGCGCCGGGCGCGGAAGAAGCGCGCACGGGCCGGCCGTTTGTCGGTCGCAGCGGACAATTGCTGGACAAAGCCTTGCACGAAGCCGGGATCGACCGCGCGCGCGCCATCATCGCCAATGTTTTTCGCCGTCAGCCGCCGGGCAACAAGATCGATCATTTTTTTGCGTCACGCCGCGCCGCGTTGCGGGGCGGCGTGACGCTCGCGGAAGAATATGGAAAGTTCGCGGGGAAGTTTTGCCGCGCGGATTTTGCGGCAGATATCGCGCATCTGCAATCCATGTTGCGGCAATGGAAGCCGCGCGCGATTATCGCGCTCGGCCGCACGCCGTTATGGGCGCTGACGGGACTGGACGGGTTGATGCAGCATGCCGGCACGGCGCACCCATGCAGGCTTTACGACGGCGCGGAGGTAACACCAACTTTCCACCCCAGCTTCATTTTGCGCGGCAACTGGAAGCTACAAGGTGATTGGGTTGCCCATATGCGAAGGGCGCAGGCCTGA
- a CDS encoding 1-deoxy-D-xylulose-5-phosphate synthase translates to MKTQGTGRPATPLLDTVPTPDKLRKLKPEQMRQIADEVRLETIDAVSHTGGHLGAGLGVVELTVALHYCFDTPEDIVIWDVGHQAYPHKILTGRRDRIRTLRQGGGLSGFTKRSESEYDPFGAAHSSTSISSALGFAVGRDFSKKKNNVIAVIGDGSISAGMAYEALNNAGDMNSRLIVILNDNNMSIAPPTGAMSGYLSRLVSSKEYRNIRHMAKEFAGLFPRPLREAARKAEHYARGMVTGGTLFEELGFYYVGPIDGHNLDHLLPVLENVRDDPQGGPVLIHVVTEKGHGYAPAESSADKLHAVTKGFNIVTGKNPKPSKPSAPTYTKIFANALIKEAEKDKRVCAITAAMPSGTGIDIFGERFPERTFDVGIAEQHAVTFAAGLACEGYKPFATIYSTFLQRAYDQVVHDVAIQKLPVRFMMDRAGLVGNDGQTHAGSFDLAYLGCLPGMVIMAAGDEAELVHMVATATAIDDAPSAVRYPRGEGLGVAIPEEGQVLPIGKGRILREGSKIAILNLGARLGECIKAADELEARGLSTTLADARFAKPLDLDLVKRLALEHEVLITIEEGSIGGFGAHVLHHLAVMGVLDHGIKIRPMVLPDIFQNHDSPIKQYDEAKLNAPHIVATAMDALGMQKEAATLLATATA, encoded by the coding sequence GTGAAGACGCAAGGCACCGGCCGCCCGGCGACCCCCCTGCTTGATACCGTCCCGACCCCCGACAAGCTGCGCAAGCTCAAGCCGGAACAGATGCGCCAGATCGCCGACGAAGTCCGGCTCGAGACCATTGATGCCGTCTCCCATACGGGCGGCCATTTGGGCGCGGGGCTCGGCGTTGTCGAATTGACGGTCGCACTGCATTACTGCTTCGACACGCCCGAAGATATCGTTATCTGGGACGTCGGGCATCAGGCCTACCCGCATAAGATTTTGACCGGCCGCCGCGACCGGATCCGCACCCTGCGTCAGGGCGGCGGGCTGAGCGGCTTCACCAAGCGCAGCGAAAGCGAATACGATCCGTTCGGCGCCGCGCACAGCTCAACCTCCATTTCCTCCGCACTCGGCTTTGCGGTCGGCCGCGACTTCAGCAAGAAGAAAAACAACGTGATCGCGGTGATCGGCGATGGTTCGATCAGCGCCGGCATGGCCTATGAGGCGCTGAACAACGCGGGCGACATGAATTCGCGCCTCATCGTCATCCTTAACGACAATAACATGTCGATCGCGCCGCCGACGGGCGCCATGAGCGGCTATCTTTCCCGCCTCGTGTCATCGAAGGAATATCGCAACATCCGCCATATGGCGAAGGAGTTTGCGGGCCTGTTCCCGCGCCCGCTGCGCGAAGCCGCGCGCAAGGCGGAACACTATGCCCGCGGCATGGTGACGGGCGGCACATTGTTCGAAGAGCTCGGGTTCTATTATGTCGGCCCGATCGACGGCCACAATCTTGATCACCTGCTGCCGGTTCTGGAAAACGTTCGCGACGATCCGCAGGGCGGCCCGGTTCTGATCCATGTTGTGACGGAAAAGGGCCACGGCTATGCGCCGGCCGAAAGTTCCGCCGACAAGCTGCATGCCGTGACCAAGGGCTTCAACATCGTCACCGGCAAGAACCCGAAGCCGAGCAAGCCTTCGGCGCCGACCTACACCAAGATCTTCGCGAACGCGCTGATCAAGGAAGCGGAAAAGGACAAACGCGTTTGCGCGATCACCGCCGCCATGCCTTCGGGCACCGGCATCGATATTTTCGGTGAACGCTTCCCCGAACGCACGTTCGATGTGGGCATTGCCGAACAGCATGCGGTGACGTTCGCCGCCGGGCTTGCCTGCGAAGGCTATAAGCCGTTCGCGACCATCTATTCCACCTTCCTGCAACGCGCCTACGACCAGGTCGTGCACGACGTTGCAATCCAGAAGTTGCCGGTCCGCTTCATGATGGATCGCGCAGGCCTGGTCGGCAATGACGGCCAGACCCATGCGGGTTCGTTCGATCTCGCCTATCTTGGCTGTCTGCCGGGCATGGTAATCATGGCGGCGGGCGACGAAGCCGAGCTGGTTCATATGGTGGCCACCGCCACCGCGATCGACGATGCGCCTTCGGCCGTGCGCTACCCGCGCGGCGAAGGCCTTGGCGTCGCCATCCCCGAAGAAGGACAGGTTCTGCCGATCGGCAAGGGCCGCATTCTGCGCGAAGGCAGCAAGATCGCGATCCTGAACCTTGGCGCGCGCCTTGGCGAATGCATCAAGGCGGCGGACGAGCTTGAGGCGCGCGGGCTCAGCACCACGCTGGCCGATGCGCGTTTTGCCAAGCCGCTTGATCTCGATCTCGTCAAACGCCTTGCGCTCGAACATGAAGTGCTGATCACGATCGAGGAAGGCTCGATCGGCGGTTTCGGCGCACATGTGTTGCACCACCTTGCGGTGATGGGCGTGCTCGATCACGGCATCAAGATCCGGCCCATGGTCCTGCCCGACATCTTCCAGAACCATGATTCGCCGATCAAGCAGTATGATGAAGCGAAGCTGAACGCGCCGCACATCGTCGCCACGGCCATGGATGCACTTGGCATGCAAAAGGAAGCCGCAACGCTTTTGGCGACGGCGACGGCCTAA
- a CDS encoding organic solvent ABC transporter — MSKLFTVILATMLLATLPAMAATEMNGKDDKTAGITTPRADKAAPAADKKSATEASAIVSAFYEKLQAVMEQGDKLGFEGRYEQLKPVVEKAFDLQQMTRFAVGPSWNKVTAEEQGKLVDAFSAFSVANYATRFKAYHGEQFLVGGEHEAHGGGLIVQTTLLPKNDGPVMLNYLMRKDEKGKWRITDVYLDATISELATRRAEFSSIVSREGVDTLISTLGKKTQAMRES; from the coding sequence ATGAGCAAACTGTTCACAGTCATCCTTGCAACCATGCTGCTGGCAACGTTGCCGGCCATGGCCGCGACCGAAATGAACGGCAAGGACGACAAGACCGCCGGCATCACCACGCCGCGCGCCGACAAGGCTGCGCCGGCGGCCGACAAGAAATCCGCCACGGAAGCGAGCGCGATCGTCAGCGCATTCTATGAGAAGTTGCAGGCCGTCATGGAACAGGGCGACAAGCTCGGTTTCGAAGGCCGCTATGAACAGTTGAAGCCTGTGGTCGAGAAAGCGTTCGACCTTCAGCAGATGACCCGCTTCGCCGTCGGCCCTTCATGGAACAAGGTCACGGCCGAGGAACAGGGCAAGCTGGTCGATGCCTTTTCCGCTTTCAGCGTGGCCAATTACGCAACCCGCTTCAAGGCCTATCATGGCGAACAGTTTCTTGTGGGCGGCGAACATGAAGCCCATGGCGGCGGCCTGATTGTGCAAACCACCCTGCTGCCCAAGAATGACGGCCCCGTGATGTTGAACTACCTGATGCGCAAGGACGAAAAGGGCAAATGGCGTATCACCGACGTTTACCTTGACGCCACCATCAGCGAGCTGGCGACGCGCCGCGCCGAGTTCAGCTCGATCGTCAGCCGCGAGGGCGTTGATACGCTGATCAGCACGCTGGGCAAGAAAACCCAGGCGATGCGCGAGTCATAA
- a CDS encoding glycosyltransferase, giving the protein MTFRIAAITALVVLVNFALWSLVNPGTPERPWAGQINGLSYNPYRDGGNPQNGDWAGASQIDRDMQILAGHVGSVRTYSSTQGMEAVPVLATKYNIDVVMGAWVDSIPATNEREIANLINAVHNNANIKRAIVGNEAVLRDDIGIEDLIGLIERVKRQVSIPVSTAEPWHVWLKHPELADAVDYIVIHTLPYWEGINIDEAVPYVMARYEDVQQAFPGKHVVIGEVGWPSEGQWVKAAEPSRINQAKFIRTFLNTATEKQIDYSVVEAFDQPWKRRIEGTVGSHWGIWDRNGHTKFPMSGEIVEESNWQFSCLIATLLALGPMLWFLRRQRALKPAGQAFYAGLIMAVASVLVWAAQAAMAEHIISANSLAWVGLVAAQIVLLAVLLVDGFELTEVVWSNRWRRHFEPHDWQPPPDAPKVSIHVPCYNEPPQMVIETLNALAALDYPNFEVLVIDNNTRDEAIWKPLEDHCAALGPRFRFFHLPQWPGYKAGALNFALSQTADDAAIIGVIDSDYIVSPDWLRATVPYFEKPDVGFVQAPQDYRDWPGDRFKTMCHWEYAGFFHIGMVQRNERNAIIQHGTMTLIRRAALLQVGGWAEWCICEDAELGLRMFEAGHEAVYLNHSFGKGLIPDGFAAYKTQRFRWAYGAVQIVKRHMRSLMPGGQELTTGQRYHFVSGWLPWFADAAHIVFAVAAVFWSALLMLGWVEFPPSVFLVPTLSVFLFKVVAGLWLYSERIKCPWKDRLGAAIAGMALTHAVGRAVWQGLFTSNKPFFRTPKCRDKPAIMQGLLMAREEIILLALLLSGITAVLAGYGLQNHSAVLWACMMLVQSLPYWAALYTSMVNALPHFRATTPPGGDTLATHAA; this is encoded by the coding sequence ATGACCTTCCGCATCGCCGCCATCACGGCACTTGTTGTGCTTGTAAATTTCGCGCTCTGGTCGCTGGTGAACCCCGGCACGCCCGAACGGCCATGGGCCGGGCAGATCAACGGGCTTTCCTATAACCCGTACCGCGACGGCGGCAACCCGCAAAACGGCGATTGGGCCGGCGCGAGCCAGATCGACCGGGATATGCAGATCCTTGCCGGCCATGTGGGAAGCGTACGCACATACAGCAGCACGCAGGGCATGGAAGCCGTGCCGGTGCTGGCGACCAAATATAACATTGATGTCGTGATGGGCGCGTGGGTCGATAGCATCCCGGCAACCAACGAACGCGAAATCGCGAACCTTATCAACGCCGTCCACAATAACGCCAACATCAAGCGCGCGATCGTCGGCAACGAAGCGGTTCTGCGCGACGATATCGGCATCGAAGACCTGATCGGCCTGATCGAGCGCGTCAAGCGGCAAGTTAGCATCCCGGTTTCAACCGCCGAGCCGTGGCATGTGTGGTTAAAACACCCGGAGCTTGCCGATGCGGTCGATTACATCGTGATCCATACACTGCCTTACTGGGAAGGCATCAATATCGACGAAGCCGTGCCTTACGTAATGGCGCGCTACGAAGATGTGCAGCAGGCTTTTCCGGGCAAGCATGTCGTGATCGGCGAAGTCGGCTGGCCGAGCGAAGGGCAATGGGTCAAGGCGGCCGAACCTTCGCGCATCAATCAGGCCAAGTTCATCCGCACTTTCTTGAACACCGCCACCGAAAAGCAGATCGATTATTCGGTTGTCGAAGCCTTCGACCAGCCGTGGAAGCGCCGGATCGAAGGCACGGTCGGATCGCATTGGGGTATTTGGGACCGCAACGGCCACACCAAGTTTCCCATGAGCGGCGAGATCGTGGAGGAGAGCAACTGGCAGTTTTCCTGCCTGATCGCGACCCTGCTCGCGCTCGGCCCCATGCTGTGGTTTTTGCGCCGCCAAAGGGCGCTTAAACCCGCCGGGCAGGCTTTTTATGCCGGGCTGATCATGGCGGTCGCGTCCGTGCTTGTGTGGGCGGCGCAGGCGGCAATGGCCGAACACATCATCAGCGCCAATTCGCTTGCGTGGGTCGGACTGGTGGCGGCGCAGATCGTGCTGCTCGCGGTTCTGCTGGTGGACGGTTTCGAGCTGACCGAAGTTGTGTGGTCGAACCGCTGGCGGCGGCATTTCGAACCGCACGACTGGCAGCCGCCGCCGGACGCGCCCAAGGTTTCGATCCATGTGCCTTGCTACAACGAGCCGCCGCAAATGGTCATTGAGACGCTGAATGCGCTTGCGGCGCTCGATTATCCGAATTTCGAGGTTCTGGTGATCGACAACAACACCCGCGACGAGGCGATCTGGAAACCGCTGGAAGACCATTGCGCCGCGCTTGGGCCGCGTTTCCGTTTCTTCCATTTGCCGCAATGGCCGGGCTATAAGGCGGGCGCGCTGAACTTCGCGCTTTCGCAAACGGCGGATGATGCCGCCATCATCGGCGTGATCGACAGCGATTACATCGTTTCGCCCGATTGGCTGCGCGCCACCGTGCCGTATTTCGAGAAGCCCGATGTGGGATTTGTCCAAGCGCCGCAGGATTACCGCGACTGGCCGGGCGACCGTTTCAAAACCATGTGCCATTGGGAATATGCGGGCTTCTTCCATATCGGCATGGTGCAACGGAACGAACGCAACGCCATCATCCAGCACGGCACCATGACACTTATCCGCCGCGCCGCGCTGCTGCAGGTAGGCGGCTGGGCCGAATGGTGCATTTGCGAGGACGCCGAGCTTGGCCTGCGTATGTTCGAGGCCGGGCATGAGGCCGTTTATCTCAATCATTCCTTCGGCAAAGGGCTGATCCCTGATGGCTTTGCCGCCTATAAAACCCAGCGTTTCCGCTGGGCCTACGGGGCCGTGCAAATCGTGAAGCGGCATATGCGCAGCCTTATGCCGGGCGGGCAAGAGCTTACCACCGGCCAGCGCTATCACTTCGTTTCCGGCTGGCTGCCGTGGTTCGCCGACGCTGCGCACATTGTCTTCGCGGTGGCGGCGGTTTTCTGGTCGGCGCTTCTGATGCTCGGCTGGGTTGAATTTCCGCCTTCGGTGTTTCTTGTGCCGACGCTGAGCGTGTTTTTGTTCAAGGTTGTCGCGGGTCTCTGGCTATACAGCGAGCGCATAAAATGCCCTTGGAAAGACAGGCTCGGCGCCGCAATCGCCGGCATGGCGCTGACCCACGCGGTCGGCCGCGCCGTATGGCAAGGGCTTTTCACATCGAACAAACCGTTCTTCCGCACACCGAAATGCCGGGACAAACCCGCGATCATGCAGGGCCTTTTGATGGCGCGCGAGGAAATCATCCTGCTCGCACTGCTGCTAAGCGGGATCACGGCCGTGCTGGCCGGCTATGGGTTGCAAAATCACAGCGCCGTGCTGTGGGCATGCATGATGCTCGTGCAATCACTGCCTTACTGGGCGGCGCTGTACACATCGATGGTCAACGCGCTGCCGCATTTCCGCGCGACAACGCCGCCGGGCGGTGATACGCTTGCGACGCATGCCGCCTGA
- a CDS encoding DUF21 domain-containing protein encodes MHWEYIIVGLLILLNGFFAMAELAVFTSRRALLQQMADDRYPGARQALKLLQDPSLFLSTIQTAMTVVSIGTGTFSGATFAEELGIWLDGFAWIAPNGGSLAMTIVVACVSYFTLFIGELVPKRIGVARAEIIAARLAPFLLVFATVTRPVVWLLKASTDWCLHLIGLGGDQTRAVTEEEVKQLITEGAQLGVFAQAEKQMLEGVMRLADRSVRSVMTPRIDMVWLGIDESPEEVRKLVSGSGYSRFPVARGDLKEVTGVVYTKDLLNLMLAGKPLDIAAVQRKALIVPDTTPVMDLLDQFKKSGQHQAIVIDEYGTVEGMVTVTDILSGIAGEMPETGQQNDDTKPVQREDGSWLIDGLMPIDEVESGTGLRGLMIAGGDYHTLAGFMLAQLGRIPTEGDHFEWQGARFEVMDMDNRRVDKVLIVPAPSLPEDGPGK; translated from the coding sequence GTGCATTGGGAATACATCATTGTCGGGTTGCTGATTCTGTTGAACGGCTTCTTTGCCATGGCGGAACTGGCGGTTTTTACATCGCGCCGCGCCTTGCTGCAGCAAATGGCGGATGACCGCTATCCCGGCGCCCGGCAGGCGCTGAAGCTGCTGCAGGATCCAAGCCTGTTTCTTTCCACCATCCAGACGGCGATGACGGTCGTTAGCATAGGGACCGGCACCTTCAGCGGCGCGACCTTTGCGGAAGAGCTTGGCATCTGGCTCGATGGCTTTGCCTGGATCGCGCCAAACGGCGGCTCCTTGGCCATGACAATCGTGGTTGCCTGCGTTTCCTATTTCACACTGTTTATCGGTGAGCTGGTGCCCAAGCGTATTGGCGTCGCACGGGCCGAAATTATCGCGGCGCGGCTCGCGCCCTTCCTTCTGGTGTTCGCGACCGTGACGCGGCCGGTGGTCTGGCTGCTCAAGGCCTCGACCGATTGGTGCTTGCATCTGATCGGCCTTGGCGGTGACCAGACAAGGGCGGTCACGGAAGAAGAGGTCAAGCAACTGATCACCGAAGGCGCACAGCTTGGCGTGTTCGCGCAGGCCGAAAAACAGATGCTCGAAGGCGTGATGCGGCTTGCCGACCGTTCGGTGCGCAGCGTTATGACCCCGCGCATCGATATGGTCTGGCTCGGCATCGACGAATCGCCCGAAGAAGTACGCAAGCTGGTCTCCGGCAGCGGTTATAGCCGTTTCCCGGTCGCGCGCGGGGATCTGAAGGAAGTCACGGGCGTCGTCTATACCAAGGATCTGCTCAATCTTATGCTAGCGGGCAAGCCACTCGATATCGCGGCGGTGCAGCGCAAGGCGCTGATCGTGCCCGATACCACGCCGGTGATGGATCTGCTCGATCAGTTCAAGAAATCCGGCCAGCATCAGGCAATCGTGATCGACGAATACGGCACGGTCGAAGGTATGGTGACGGTGACCGATATTCTCTCCGGCATCGCCGGTGAAATGCCGGAAACCGGGCAACAGAATGACGATACCAAGCCTGTGCAGCGCGAAGATGGCAGCTGGCTGATAGACGGCCTGATGCCGATCGACGAAGTGGAGTCCGGCACCGGCCTGCGCGGGCTGATGATCGCCGGGGGTGATTACCATACGCTCGCCGGCTTTATGCTGGCGCAGCTGGGGCGTATCCCCACGGAAGGCGACCATTTTGAATGGCAGGGCGCGCGGTTCGAGGTTATGGATATGGACAACCGCCGTGTCGATAAGGTGCTGATTGTACCCGCTCCGTCCTTGCCGGAAGACGGGCCGGGCAAATAA
- a CDS encoding exopolysaccharide biosynthesis protein, whose amino-acid sequence MISLNRSRFGSAIIPNKQALNQLDFYLIACHTPVTKHGDLIHTMNQSNLPIEIRPRHRRTISALLEDYIAEVKNERFTLAEFLSALGPRAHGVTIIIFALPNLILGGIPGVSTVLGFPIFLLAMQMMLGFNRPWVPKFLGRIEFKRSSFQTVVGKAAPYLNKVERLFRPRWMLLTGRYAKHFLGALCIIVTLVLMLPVLFGNFMPALGLTLIGIGLIERDGFCIIGGLLAGIASMVYATLFYGSIMKALLYFMP is encoded by the coding sequence ATGATCTCGTTAAATCGTTCGCGCTTTGGCTCGGCCATCATTCCCAACAAACAGGCTCTTAACCAACTGGATTTTTACCTCATTGCATGCCATACCCCTGTCACAAAGCATGGTGATCTTATACATACAATGAATCAGAGCAACTTGCCTATAGAGATAAGGCCGCGGCACCGACGCACTATTTCGGCGTTGCTGGAAGACTATATCGCCGAAGTGAAGAACGAACGCTTCACGCTGGCTGAATTTCTCTCCGCGCTCGGGCCGCGCGCGCACGGCGTCACGATCATCATTTTTGCGCTGCCGAACCTGATCCTCGGCGGCATACCCGGCGTTTCGACCGTGCTCGGGTTTCCCATTTTTTTGCTGGCGATGCAGATGATGCTCGGCTTCAATCGCCCGTGGGTGCCGAAGTTTCTTGGCCGCATTGAATTCAAGCGCAGCAGCTTCCAGACTGTGGTGGGCAAGGCGGCGCCCTATCTGAACAAGGTCGAACGGTTGTTCCGTCCGCGCTGGATGTTGCTGACGGGGCGTTATGCCAAGCATTTCCTTGGCGCGCTGTGCATCATTGTCACGCTGGTGCTTATGTTGCCCGTTTTGTTCGGCAATTTCATGCCCGCGCTGGGGCTGACCCTGATCGGGATCGGCCTCATTGAACGTGACGGCTTCTGCATCATCGGCGGGCTGCTGGCGGGCATTGCTTCTATGGTCTATGCTACGTTGTTCTATGGCTCTATCATGAAGGCCTTGCTGTACTTCATGCCCTGA